One segment of Anguilla anguilla isolate fAngAng1 chromosome 1, fAngAng1.pri, whole genome shotgun sequence DNA contains the following:
- the LOC118232907 gene encoding collagen alpha-2(VIII) chain-like isoform X1 encodes MLLVPVCVVLMSLEGALGGGYPSIAQPLPQVQYLQPMMKGPHGPPFREGKGQHLDGPPLMSPGEAGPPGKPGPRGPPGPPGVPGKPGLGIPGVNGELGPPGPPGISGIGKPGFPGLPGKPGPKGVTGEQGEAGGQGEPGPRGLPGHPGLPGPVGLPLNGKPGFPGGQGPPGARGEPGQKGSPGTPGEPGLRGENGNGGPGLPGPRGNSGPLGPVGAPGEPGTGKPGAPGVPGALGPKGDRGAPGEQGQPGDPGLGGQPGPVGPEGKGRPGSKGPPGQPGPSGPKGEAGIRGIPGSPGAPGYGRPGPVGPNGDRGLAGSPGAPGGMGEPGKVGEPGDRGPNGQPGPQGPQGPVGLPGKPGVPGAKGEVGPSGLTGLPGFNGDQGPVGLSGTPGTPGERGVVGPSGASGKPGPRGEHGHIGLPGNPGLTGASGAKGEPGSSGAPGPRGQSGTPGLQGPMGPVGPHGIPGPRGEPGVPGPPGAGRKGDQGMLGPQGPTGKSGPNGPNGPPGPPGPPGPPGPTGVLFNGETQVSGLQETDVGGDPVPGGREDRPQYGNGAFSATAMPAFTAILTTPFPPSGAPVKFDRTLHNSLKAYDSATGIFTCPLAGVYYFSYHVHVKGGGLWVALYRNNVPATYTYDEYKKGHMDQASGGAVLQLQEQDQVWIQMPSDQANGLYSTEYIHSSFSGLLLCPTPMGLLPHRT; translated from the exons ATGTTGCTGGTGCccgtgtgtgtggtgctgaTGTCCCTGGAGGGTGCCCTGGGAGGGGGGTACCCCTCTATAGCCCAGCCCCTGCCCCAGGTGCAGTACCTGCAGCCCATGATGAAGGGCCCCCACGGGCCCCCGTTCAGAGAGGGGAAGGGCCAGCACCTGG ATGGTCCTCCCTTGATGTCCCCTGGGGAGGCTGGCCCTCCGGGCAAGCCGGGCCCCAGGGGCCCACCGGGGCCACCAGGAGTTCCAGGAAAACCAGGGCTCGGAATACCGGGAGTAAACGGAGAGCTGGGGCCCCCTGGGCCTCCTGGGATTTCCGGGATTGGGAAGCCGGGGTTTCCAGGGCTACCGGGGAAACCGGGCCCGAAGGGCGTGACTGGCGAGCAGGGTGAGGCCGGGGGGCAGGGCGAACCGGGCCCCAGGGGCCTCCCAGGACACCCCGGCCTGCCAGGGCCCGTGGGCCTGCCGCTGAACGGGAAACCGGGGTTCCCAGGCGGCCaggggcccccaggggcccgaGGGGAGCCGGGGCAGAAAGGAAGCCCGGGTACCCCAGGAGAGCCCGGCCTAAGGGGGGAGAACGGGAACGGCGGTCCGGGTCTGCCGGGGCCCCGAGGGAACTCCGGCCCCCTGGGTCCTGTCGGGGCCCCCGGCGAGCCGGGCACAGGCAAACCAGGGGCTCCTGGGGTGCCGGGAGCGCTCGGCCCCAAAGGGGACCGAGGAGCGCCAGGAGAGCAGGGCCAGCCTGGGGATCCGGGGCTTGGTGGCCAGCCTGGCCCTGTGGGGCCCGAGGGGAAGGGGAGACCCGGGTCAAAGGGCCCTCCAGGGCAGCCCGGACCCAGCGGCCCCAAAGGGGAGGCTGGAATCAGAGGGATTCCCGGGTCACCCGGCGCCCCGGGCTACGGCAGGCCCGGGCCGGTCGGGCCGAATGGGGACCGGGGCCTAGCAGGCAGCCCAGGAGCCCCTGGAGGTATGGGTGAGCCTGGGAAGGTTGGGGAGCCTGGAGACAGGGGACCCAACGGGCAGCCTGGTCCCCAGGGGCCCCAGGGCCCTGTAGGGCTCCCAGGGAAGCCTGGTGTTCCTGGTGCGAAGGGAGAAGTGGGCCCTTCAGGGCTGACAGGCCTGCCGGGGTTCAATGGGGACCAGGGGCCTGTTGGGCTGTCTGGGACCCCAGGGACCCCAGGGGAGAGAGGCGTGGTGGGACCCAGCGGGGCCTCAGGAAAACCGGGCCCCAGAGGGGAGCACGGACATATCGGCCTGCCTGGCAACCCGGGTTTGACTGGGGCCTCGGGGGCCAAAGGGGAGCCGGGGTCATCCGGGGCCCCTGGGCCGCGGGGGCAGTCTGGAACCCCCGGCCTTCAGGGGCCGATGGGACCCGTCGGACCACACGGCATTCCAGGTCCAAGGGGGGAGCCCGGCGTTCCGGGGCCCCCTGGGGCCGGCAGGAAAGGCGATCAGGGAATGTTGGGGCCACAGGGGCCCACAGGGAAATCAGGACCCAACGGACCAAATGGGCCTCCgggcccccccgggccccccggACCCCCGGGTCCCACAGGTGTGCTGTTCAACGGCGAGACGCAGGTGTCGGGGCTGCAGGAGACTGACGTGGGCGGGGACCCCGTCCCTGGCGGGCGGGAGGACCGGCCGCAGTACGGAAACGGCGCGTTCTCCGCCACCGCGATGCCGGCGTTCACCGCCATCCTGACCACGCCCTTCCCGCCCTCCGGCGCGCCCGTAAAGTTCGACCGGACCCTGCACAACAGCCTGAAGGCCTACGACTCCGCCACCGGCATCTTCACCTGCCCCCTCGCCGGCGTGTACTACTTCTCCTACCACGTGCACGTGAAGGGCGGCGGCCTCTGGGTGGCGCTGTACCGGAACAACGTGCCCGCCACCTACACCTACGACGAGTACAAGAAGGGCCACATGGACCAGGCGTCGGGCGGGGcggtgctgcagctgcaggagcaggacCAGGTCTGGATCCAGATGCCCTCTGACCAGGCCAACGGGCTCTACTCCACCGAGTACATCCACTCCTCCTTCTCCGGCCTCCTGCTCTGTCCCACCCCCATGGGCCTCCTGCCACACAGGACATAG
- the LOC118232907 gene encoding collagen alpha-2(VIII) chain-like isoform X2, translated as MSPGEAGPPGKPGPRGPPGPPGVPGKPGLGIPGVNGELGPPGPPGISGIGKPGFPGLPGKPGPKGVTGEQGEAGGQGEPGPRGLPGHPGLPGPVGLPLNGKPGFPGGQGPPGARGEPGQKGSPGTPGEPGLRGENGNGGPGLPGPRGNSGPLGPVGAPGEPGTGKPGAPGVPGALGPKGDRGAPGEQGQPGDPGLGGQPGPVGPEGKGRPGSKGPPGQPGPSGPKGEAGIRGIPGSPGAPGYGRPGPVGPNGDRGLAGSPGAPGGMGEPGKVGEPGDRGPNGQPGPQGPQGPVGLPGKPGVPGAKGEVGPSGLTGLPGFNGDQGPVGLSGTPGTPGERGVVGPSGASGKPGPRGEHGHIGLPGNPGLTGASGAKGEPGSSGAPGPRGQSGTPGLQGPMGPVGPHGIPGPRGEPGVPGPPGAGRKGDQGMLGPQGPTGKSGPNGPNGPPGPPGPPGPPGPTGVLFNGETQVSGLQETDVGGDPVPGGREDRPQYGNGAFSATAMPAFTAILTTPFPPSGAPVKFDRTLHNSLKAYDSATGIFTCPLAGVYYFSYHVHVKGGGLWVALYRNNVPATYTYDEYKKGHMDQASGGAVLQLQEQDQVWIQMPSDQANGLYSTEYIHSSFSGLLLCPTPMGLLPHRT; from the coding sequence ATGTCCCCTGGGGAGGCTGGCCCTCCGGGCAAGCCGGGCCCCAGGGGCCCACCGGGGCCACCAGGAGTTCCAGGAAAACCAGGGCTCGGAATACCGGGAGTAAACGGAGAGCTGGGGCCCCCTGGGCCTCCTGGGATTTCCGGGATTGGGAAGCCGGGGTTTCCAGGGCTACCGGGGAAACCGGGCCCGAAGGGCGTGACTGGCGAGCAGGGTGAGGCCGGGGGGCAGGGCGAACCGGGCCCCAGGGGCCTCCCAGGACACCCCGGCCTGCCAGGGCCCGTGGGCCTGCCGCTGAACGGGAAACCGGGGTTCCCAGGCGGCCaggggcccccaggggcccgaGGGGAGCCGGGGCAGAAAGGAAGCCCGGGTACCCCAGGAGAGCCCGGCCTAAGGGGGGAGAACGGGAACGGCGGTCCGGGTCTGCCGGGGCCCCGAGGGAACTCCGGCCCCCTGGGTCCTGTCGGGGCCCCCGGCGAGCCGGGCACAGGCAAACCAGGGGCTCCTGGGGTGCCGGGAGCGCTCGGCCCCAAAGGGGACCGAGGAGCGCCAGGAGAGCAGGGCCAGCCTGGGGATCCGGGGCTTGGTGGCCAGCCTGGCCCTGTGGGGCCCGAGGGGAAGGGGAGACCCGGGTCAAAGGGCCCTCCAGGGCAGCCCGGACCCAGCGGCCCCAAAGGGGAGGCTGGAATCAGAGGGATTCCCGGGTCACCCGGCGCCCCGGGCTACGGCAGGCCCGGGCCGGTCGGGCCGAATGGGGACCGGGGCCTAGCAGGCAGCCCAGGAGCCCCTGGAGGTATGGGTGAGCCTGGGAAGGTTGGGGAGCCTGGAGACAGGGGACCCAACGGGCAGCCTGGTCCCCAGGGGCCCCAGGGCCCTGTAGGGCTCCCAGGGAAGCCTGGTGTTCCTGGTGCGAAGGGAGAAGTGGGCCCTTCAGGGCTGACAGGCCTGCCGGGGTTCAATGGGGACCAGGGGCCTGTTGGGCTGTCTGGGACCCCAGGGACCCCAGGGGAGAGAGGCGTGGTGGGACCCAGCGGGGCCTCAGGAAAACCGGGCCCCAGAGGGGAGCACGGACATATCGGCCTGCCTGGCAACCCGGGTTTGACTGGGGCCTCGGGGGCCAAAGGGGAGCCGGGGTCATCCGGGGCCCCTGGGCCGCGGGGGCAGTCTGGAACCCCCGGCCTTCAGGGGCCGATGGGACCCGTCGGACCACACGGCATTCCAGGTCCAAGGGGGGAGCCCGGCGTTCCGGGGCCCCCTGGGGCCGGCAGGAAAGGCGATCAGGGAATGTTGGGGCCACAGGGGCCCACAGGGAAATCAGGACCCAACGGACCAAATGGGCCTCCgggcccccccgggccccccggACCCCCGGGTCCCACAGGTGTGCTGTTCAACGGCGAGACGCAGGTGTCGGGGCTGCAGGAGACTGACGTGGGCGGGGACCCCGTCCCTGGCGGGCGGGAGGACCGGCCGCAGTACGGAAACGGCGCGTTCTCCGCCACCGCGATGCCGGCGTTCACCGCCATCCTGACCACGCCCTTCCCGCCCTCCGGCGCGCCCGTAAAGTTCGACCGGACCCTGCACAACAGCCTGAAGGCCTACGACTCCGCCACCGGCATCTTCACCTGCCCCCTCGCCGGCGTGTACTACTTCTCCTACCACGTGCACGTGAAGGGCGGCGGCCTCTGGGTGGCGCTGTACCGGAACAACGTGCCCGCCACCTACACCTACGACGAGTACAAGAAGGGCCACATGGACCAGGCGTCGGGCGGGGcggtgctgcagctgcaggagcaggacCAGGTCTGGATCCAGATGCCCTCTGACCAGGCCAACGGGCTCTACTCCACCGAGTACATCCACTCCTCCTTCTCCGGCCTCCTGCTCTGTCCCACCCCCATGGGCCTCCTGCCACACAGGACATAG